From Rhizobium favelukesii, the proteins below share one genomic window:
- a CDS encoding response regulator, whose protein sequence is MADDCAILIVDDNVDDREFYRRMLARVPEAGYSVREAGNGDEGLALSKQQRPDCILLDYSLPGRNGIGVLEDMLKQDPTANVVMLTGQGSETVAVEVMKAGARDYLTKDALSPQALHWCIQNAIMHGNLEAKLEQKRQSLEIFTRAMAHDLKEPLRTIKSFSKILQVSPTLSDEDRELLDYVLGAADHMEDLIVKVSGFTKLEVSGELELKPVALSTAIERVESNLREQIASSRASISYGDLPDVMGDATLLVQLLQNLVSNAIRYCADRPEVLVSAESDGAICRLALQDNGPGVDPEHREVIFQPFKRLVGRGVEGTGLGLAICRRIVQLHGGAIWCEGKEPVGSTFIVELPLARPAATASTTAPDGQGAKAVSPPPEGSSRLAEVLLVEDSPADVQLLKIKLMQRAKVSFNLHVAANGRDAMRLLQERATADGGPGIDLMLLDINMPIMDGFEVLDALSADTQLKSIPVCILSTSSDEDDMQRAKNLGASAYMIKPPTLQQFREVLDGLDHLDLQRRGDGLVLYAEHSRQTPIMTA, encoded by the coding sequence GTGGCTGACGACTGCGCCATACTCATCGTCGACGACAATGTCGACGACCGCGAATTCTATCGGCGCATGCTCGCGCGCGTGCCCGAAGCTGGCTACAGCGTCCGCGAGGCCGGGAATGGCGACGAAGGCCTTGCACTGAGCAAACAGCAACGTCCGGACTGCATCCTGCTGGATTATTCCCTGCCCGGCCGCAACGGCATCGGCGTGCTGGAGGACATGCTGAAGCAGGATCCGACCGCCAATGTCGTCATGCTGACCGGCCAGGGGAGCGAGACCGTCGCCGTCGAGGTGATGAAGGCCGGCGCTCGCGACTATCTGACGAAGGACGCACTCTCCCCGCAAGCGCTCCACTGGTGCATTCAGAACGCCATCATGCACGGCAACCTCGAAGCCAAGCTGGAGCAGAAGCGCCAGTCGCTCGAAATCTTCACGCGCGCCATGGCCCACGATCTTAAAGAGCCGCTGCGCACGATCAAATCATTCAGCAAGATCCTCCAGGTTTCCCCGACGCTATCCGACGAGGACCGCGAACTGCTGGACTATGTCCTCGGCGCCGCCGACCACATGGAAGACCTCATCGTCAAGGTTTCCGGCTTCACGAAACTGGAGGTTTCGGGCGAGCTCGAATTGAAGCCCGTCGCGCTTTCGACAGCGATCGAACGGGTGGAGAGCAATCTTCGCGAACAGATCGCCAGTTCGAGGGCGTCGATCTCCTATGGCGATCTGCCGGACGTGATGGGCGATGCCACCTTACTGGTGCAATTGCTGCAGAACCTCGTTTCGAATGCAATCCGTTATTGCGCCGACCGTCCCGAAGTCCTTGTCTCCGCCGAAAGCGATGGCGCCATATGCCGCCTTGCCCTGCAGGACAACGGTCCCGGTGTCGACCCCGAACACCGGGAGGTCATCTTCCAGCCGTTCAAACGGCTGGTGGGCCGCGGCGTCGAAGGCACCGGGCTTGGACTTGCCATCTGCCGGCGCATTGTGCAACTGCACGGCGGCGCGATCTGGTGTGAAGGCAAGGAGCCTGTCGGATCCACCTTCATCGTCGAGCTGCCGCTTGCCCGGCCTGCTGCCACTGCTTCGACGACTGCGCCGGATGGGCAGGGCGCCAAGGCGGTATCGCCCCCGCCCGAAGGATCGTCCAGGCTGGCCGAGGTTCTTCTCGTCGAGGATAGTCCGGCGGACGTCCAACTCCTGAAGATTAAGCTGATGCAACGCGCCAAGGTCAGCTTCAACCTTCACGTCGCCGCCAACGGCCGCGATGCGATGCGGCTTCTGCAGGAGCGCGCGACCGCCGATGGCGGGCCCGGGATCGACCTGATGCTGCTCGACATCAACATGCCGATCATGGACGGTTTCGAGGTTCTCGATGCGCTTTCGGCAGACACGCAGCTGAAGAGCATCCCGGTTTGCATCCTGAGCACCTCCAGCGACGAAGATGACATGCAGCGCGCCAAGAACCTCGGCGCAAGCGCCTACATGATCAAGCCGCCAACCCTCCAGCAATTCCGGGAGGTTTTGGACGGACTGGACCATTTGGATTTGCAGCGGCGCGGAGATGGCCTAGTTCTTTATGCGGAACATTCGAGGCAAACTCCAATTATGACGGCATGA
- a CDS encoding response regulator: protein MSQRETQPILIVEDSEDDFEATLRAFQRAKLKNPVRWAASGHEALEALAVMTPRPGLILLDLNMPGLDGRKTLEAIKSNPDWRKIPVVILTTSDDERDIEGCYALGANTYVQKPVDLDGLFAAIQRLKEYWFEIAILPVDGDGRG, encoded by the coding sequence ATGTCACAGCGTGAGACACAGCCGATCCTCATTGTCGAAGACAGCGAGGACGATTTCGAGGCGACGCTTCGGGCCTTTCAGCGCGCTAAATTGAAGAATCCCGTCCGCTGGGCGGCGTCCGGCCACGAGGCACTGGAAGCTTTGGCGGTCATGACGCCGCGGCCGGGCCTGATCCTGCTTGACCTCAACATGCCCGGCCTCGACGGTCGCAAGACGCTGGAGGCGATCAAATCCAATCCGGACTGGCGTAAGATTCCGGTCGTGATCCTGACGACCTCCGATGACGAGCGGGATATCGAGGGATGCTACGCGCTCGGCGCCAATACCTATGTGCAGAAGCCGGTGGACCTCGACGGCCTGTTCGCCGCCATACAGCGGCTGAAGGAATACTGGTTCGAGATCGCGATCCTGCCCGTGGATGGGGACGGCCGTGGCTGA